A single region of the Arthrobacter sp. zg-Y20 genome encodes:
- a CDS encoding proline--tRNA ligase, producing the protein MVLRLSTLFLRTLREDPADADVASHRLLVRAGYIRRAAPGIYSWLPLGLRVLGKVETIIREEMAAIGAQEVHFPALLPREPYETSNRWTEYGENLFRLQDRKGADYLLAPTHEEMFTLLVKDLYNSYKDLPVSLFQIQTKYRDEARPRAGLLRGREFIMKDSYSFDMDDEGLDASYQAHREAYLRIFERLGLEIVVVSAVSGAMGGSKSEEFLHPMAVGEDTYVRSAGGYAANVEAVTTVVPAEIDYTGAPAARVVDTPDTPTIDTLVTDVNARFPRETGEWTAADTLKNVVLAVTLPTGERRIVVVGVPGDRAVDLKRIEANISSHVGMGGELAVDAATDEDLKKHPGLVKGYIGPGLSVEEPVLGEESATGLLYLVDPRVVTGTSWITGANEPGKHVLGLIAGRDFTWDGTIEAVEVREGDEAPDGSGPLEAARGIEMGHIFQLGRKYADALGLKVLDRNGKLATVTMGSYGVGVTRAVAALAESHHDDKGIIWPRAVAPADVHVVATGRGEEIFDAAAKLSEELEAAGLEVIYDDRPKVSPGVKFGDAELIGVPTILVVGRGLADGVVEIKDRATGTAENVPVAEAVEYVRRAAAL; encoded by the coding sequence GTGGTCCTTCGACTCTCCACCCTTTTCCTGCGCACCCTGCGCGAAGACCCGGCCGACGCCGACGTCGCCAGCCACCGGCTCCTGGTCCGCGCGGGCTACATCCGCCGCGCCGCTCCGGGCATCTACTCCTGGCTGCCGCTTGGACTGCGGGTGCTGGGCAAGGTCGAGACCATCATCCGCGAGGAAATGGCTGCCATCGGCGCCCAGGAAGTCCACTTCCCGGCGCTGCTGCCGCGTGAGCCGTACGAGACCTCCAACCGCTGGACCGAATACGGCGAGAACCTGTTCCGGCTGCAGGACCGCAAGGGGGCGGATTACCTGCTGGCCCCCACCCACGAGGAAATGTTCACCCTCCTGGTCAAGGATCTGTACAACTCCTACAAGGACCTCCCCGTGTCCCTGTTCCAGATCCAGACCAAGTACCGCGACGAGGCACGGCCGCGCGCCGGCCTGCTCCGCGGCCGCGAATTCATCATGAAGGACTCCTACTCCTTCGACATGGACGACGAAGGACTGGACGCCAGCTACCAGGCGCACCGTGAGGCGTACCTGCGCATCTTCGAGCGCCTGGGCCTGGAAATCGTCGTCGTTTCGGCTGTATCCGGCGCCATGGGTGGGTCCAAGAGCGAAGAATTCCTGCACCCGATGGCGGTCGGTGAAGACACCTACGTGCGTTCCGCCGGCGGCTACGCGGCCAACGTCGAAGCCGTCACCACCGTTGTCCCGGCAGAGATCGACTACACCGGAGCTCCCGCAGCCCGCGTGGTGGACACCCCCGACACGCCCACCATCGACACCCTGGTGACTGACGTCAACGCCCGCTTCCCGCGTGAAACGGGCGAATGGACTGCTGCGGACACCCTGAAGAACGTGGTCCTGGCCGTCACCCTGCCCACCGGCGAACGCCGCATCGTCGTCGTCGGCGTGCCGGGAGACCGCGCCGTCGACCTCAAGCGCATCGAAGCCAACATCAGCTCCCACGTGGGAATGGGCGGCGAACTTGCCGTCGACGCCGCTACGGACGAGGACCTCAAGAAGCACCCCGGCCTGGTCAAGGGCTACATCGGCCCGGGACTGTCCGTGGAAGAACCCGTGCTGGGTGAGGAATCCGCCACCGGCCTGCTCTACCTCGTGGATCCCCGCGTGGTCACTGGCACCAGCTGGATCACCGGAGCCAACGAGCCCGGCAAACACGTCCTCGGCCTCATTGCCGGCCGTGACTTCACCTGGGACGGCACCATCGAAGCCGTCGAGGTCCGCGAAGGTGACGAAGCGCCGGACGGTTCCGGCCCCCTGGAGGCCGCACGCGGCATCGAAATGGGCCACATCTTCCAGCTCGGCCGCAAATACGCCGATGCCCTGGGCCTGAAGGTCCTGGACCGCAACGGCAAGCTGGCCACCGTGACCATGGGCTCCTACGGAGTAGGCGTGACCCGCGCGGTCGCCGCCCTCGCTGAATCCCACCACGACGACAAGGGAATCATCTGGCCCCGGGCCGTGGCCCCGGCCGACGTGCATGTGGTGGCCACCGGCCGCGGCGAGGAAATCTTCGACGCCGCTGCGAAGCTCTCCGAAGAACTCGAAGCAGCCGGTCTGGAAGTCATCTACGACGACCGGCCCAAGGTGTCCCCGGGCGTGAAGTTCGGTGACGCCGAACTGATCGGTGTTCCCACCATCCTGGTGGTAGGCCGCGGCCTGGCCGACGGCGTAGTGGAAATCAAGGACCGCGCCACCGGTACGGCAGAAAACGTTCCGGTAGCCGAAGCGGTGGAGTACGTGCGCCGCGCAGCCGCCCTCTAG
- a CDS encoding TSUP family transporter: MVSGLEEVTFATIALVVVAGLAAGWVDAVVGGGGLIQLPAMLLVPGISPVQALATNKLGSIFGTTTSAITYYRRAHPDLRTALPMAGVALAGSFGGAVLAASLPSSVFKPVIVAALVAVAVFTATKPTVGELTKLRHTGRRHYGTAVGIGLVIGFYDGLIGPGTGSFLIIAMVTMLGYNFLAASAKAKIVNMATNLGALAFFLPHGSLLWGLGLVLGFANMVGGYLGARMAVKQGSKFIRIVFLVVVAALIVKLGHDVWVENIRG; this comes from the coding sequence GTGGTCTCCGGTCTCGAGGAGGTCACGTTTGCCACCATCGCCCTAGTGGTGGTGGCGGGCCTGGCCGCTGGCTGGGTTGATGCCGTTGTGGGCGGCGGTGGACTGATCCAGCTTCCTGCGATGCTCCTCGTGCCCGGTATTTCACCGGTTCAGGCCCTGGCAACCAACAAGTTGGGGTCGATCTTCGGCACCACCACCAGTGCCATCACGTATTACCGGCGGGCCCATCCGGACCTGCGGACAGCCCTGCCCATGGCCGGCGTGGCGCTGGCCGGAAGTTTCGGCGGGGCCGTGCTGGCGGCGTCGCTCCCGTCCTCGGTCTTCAAACCCGTGATTGTGGCGGCGCTGGTCGCCGTAGCCGTCTTCACGGCGACGAAGCCAACGGTGGGGGAGCTGACGAAACTCCGCCACACCGGACGCCGGCATTACGGCACCGCCGTAGGCATTGGCCTGGTCATTGGCTTCTATGACGGACTGATCGGTCCGGGTACCGGCTCGTTCCTGATCATCGCCATGGTGACCATGCTCGGCTACAACTTCCTCGCCGCCAGCGCCAAGGCCAAGATCGTGAACATGGCCACCAACCTCGGCGCCCTGGCCTTCTTCCTGCCGCACGGGTCCCTGCTCTGGGGGCTGGGCCTGGTGCTCGGTTTCGCCAACATGGTGGGCGGATACCTGGGCGCGCGCATGGCGGTAAAGCAGGGCAGCAAGTTCATCCGGATTGTGTTCCTGGTGGTGGTGGCTGCACTGATCGTCAAACTCGGCCACGACGTCTGGGTGGAGAACATCCGCGGCTAG
- the rbfA gene encoding 30S ribosome-binding factor RbfA: protein MADPARAAKLADRIKVVVAQALERRVKDPRLGFVTITDARVTNDLQHATLYYTVFGDEEQQADTKAALESARGILRAEVGKNITVRLTPTLEFVADEIPVNANHLEELIRAAKERDAELAALKEGATYAGDADPYRKDEDDEDFEDDLEDSDAPVDSDAK from the coding sequence ATGGCAGATCCAGCACGCGCTGCGAAACTCGCTGACCGCATCAAGGTAGTGGTTGCCCAGGCGCTCGAACGGCGGGTCAAGGATCCGCGGCTGGGCTTCGTCACCATCACCGATGCCCGCGTCACTAACGATCTTCAGCACGCCACGCTGTACTACACCGTTTTCGGTGACGAGGAACAGCAGGCAGACACGAAGGCCGCATTGGAATCGGCACGGGGCATCCTCCGCGCCGAGGTGGGTAAGAACATCACCGTCCGGCTGACGCCCACGCTCGAATTTGTGGCTGACGAGATTCCGGTCAATGCCAACCACCTCGAGGAGCTCATCCGGGCCGCCAAGGAGCGCGACGCCGAACTGGCTGCGCTCAAGGAAGGCGCCACGTACGCCGGCGACGCCGACCCGTACCGCAAGGACGAGGACGACGAAGACTTCGAGGACGATCTCGAGGACTCCGATGCGCCGGTCGACTCGGACGCAAAGTAG
- the infB gene encoding translation initiation factor IF-2 yields MAKVRVHELAKELGITSKDAVAKLQELGEFVRSASSTIEAPVVKKLRGAFPASDNNKAAAPAADSKPAAPRSAAPKPGKPAPAAPAAPAAEQPAAPAPAAPAAPAPAEAAPAAPAAAESAPAAPAAETPAAGKADADNASASSAPRPGAPRPGAGGPRPGNNPFATSQGMPRPRGRGEGERGTGAPRPGNNPFATSQGMPRPGGRRDEAERTSAPGAGGPRPAAGAGGPRPGAPRPGAPRPAAGGARPGAPRPGAPRPAGAGGTRPTPGMMPNRTERPAAPGRPGAGAGGPRRGPGGAPGTGGGAPVGGGFGKGGRGRGGTAGAFGKGGAGRGKQRKSKRAKRQELEQMSAPSLGGVSVPRGDGNTVVRLRRGASITDFADKIEANPAALVTVLFHLGEMATATQSLDEGTFGILGEELGYRIEVVSPEDEERELLSQFDIDFDAELEAEGDDELEARPPVVTVMGHVDHGKTRLLDAIRNSNVVEGEHGGITQHIGAYQVDFDHEGTERAITFIDTPGHEAFTAMRARGAKVTDIAVLVVAADDGVMPQTVEALNHAQAAGVPIVVAVNKIDKEGANPEKVRGQLTEYGLVPEEYGGDTMFIEVSARQNLNIDALLEAVLLTADAALDMRANPNKDARGIAIEANLDKGRGAVATVLVQSGTLKVGDTIVAGTAHGRVRAMFDENGDNVTEAGPSRPVQVLGLSNVPRAGDTFFVTDDERTARQIAEKREAADRNAALAKRRKRISLEDFDQAVADGKVDTLNLILKGDVSGAVEALEDSLLKIDVGEGVQLRVIHRGVGAITQNDVNLATVDNAVIIGFNVKPAERVADLAEREGVDMRFYSVIYAAIDDIELALKGMLKPEYEEVQLGTAEVREVFRSSKFGNIAGSIVRSGVIRRNAKARVTRDGKIIGENLTVDSLKRFKDDATEVRTDFECGIGLGSFNDLREGDIIETFEMREKPRV; encoded by the coding sequence GTGGCCAAGGTCCGCGTACACGAGCTCGCAAAAGAGCTCGGCATTACCTCAAAGGATGCAGTTGCAAAACTGCAGGAACTGGGCGAATTCGTCCGTTCCGCCTCTTCGACCATTGAGGCCCCGGTAGTAAAGAAGCTTCGAGGCGCCTTCCCGGCGTCTGACAACAACAAGGCAGCCGCACCGGCCGCCGATTCCAAGCCTGCAGCCCCGCGCTCCGCAGCACCCAAGCCCGGCAAGCCCGCGCCGGCCGCGCCTGCGGCCCCGGCAGCGGAACAGCCTGCTGCTCCGGCTCCGGCCGCCCCCGCAGCTCCGGCCCCCGCTGAGGCAGCTCCGGCCGCCCCGGCAGCTGCCGAATCCGCTCCGGCCGCCCCGGCAGCCGAAACCCCCGCGGCTGGCAAGGCAGACGCCGACAACGCGTCCGCTTCGTCGGCACCGCGTCCGGGCGCTCCGCGTCCCGGCGCCGGCGGCCCCCGCCCCGGCAATAATCCTTTCGCCACCTCCCAGGGCATGCCCCGGCCGCGTGGCCGCGGTGAAGGCGAGCGGGGAACGGGCGCACCGCGTCCGGGCAACAACCCGTTTGCCACCTCCCAGGGGATGCCGCGTCCGGGTGGACGCCGTGACGAGGCCGAACGGACCAGTGCCCCCGGTGCCGGCGGCCCCCGTCCCGCAGCCGGTGCAGGCGGACCCCGTCCGGGCGCTCCGCGTCCGGGTGCACCCCGTCCCGCAGCAGGCGGAGCACGTCCGGGCGCCCCGCGTCCGGGTGCACCCCGTCCGGCAGGCGCCGGCGGAACCCGTCCCACACCGGGCATGATGCCCAACCGCACCGAGCGTCCGGCAGCCCCGGGCCGTCCCGGTGCCGGTGCAGGCGGACCGCGCCGCGGACCGGGCGGAGCCCCGGGAACCGGCGGCGGCGCACCTGTTGGCGGCGGCTTCGGCAAGGGCGGCCGCGGACGCGGCGGCACTGCCGGTGCCTTCGGTAAGGGCGGCGCAGGCCGCGGCAAGCAGCGCAAGTCGAAGCGGGCAAAGCGGCAGGAACTGGAGCAGATGTCAGCTCCGTCGCTGGGCGGCGTTTCGGTACCCCGCGGCGACGGCAACACTGTTGTCCGTCTGCGCCGCGGCGCGTCCATCACGGACTTCGCCGACAAGATTGAGGCAAACCCGGCCGCACTGGTAACCGTGCTGTTCCACCTCGGTGAAATGGCAACGGCCACGCAGTCCCTCGATGAGGGAACCTTCGGGATCCTGGGCGAGGAACTGGGCTACCGGATCGAGGTTGTGTCCCCCGAGGATGAAGAGCGCGAGCTCCTCAGCCAGTTCGACATTGACTTCGATGCCGAGCTGGAAGCCGAAGGCGACGACGAACTGGAAGCACGTCCTCCGGTAGTCACCGTTATGGGTCACGTTGACCACGGTAAGACCCGCCTGCTGGATGCCATCCGGAACTCCAACGTTGTTGAAGGCGAACACGGCGGCATCACCCAGCACATCGGTGCCTACCAGGTCGACTTCGACCACGAGGGCACCGAGCGCGCCATCACCTTCATCGATACACCGGGCCACGAGGCGTTCACCGCCATGCGTGCCCGTGGTGCCAAGGTCACCGATATTGCGGTCCTGGTTGTTGCAGCCGACGACGGCGTTATGCCGCAGACGGTGGAAGCACTCAACCACGCACAGGCAGCGGGAGTGCCGATCGTGGTTGCGGTGAACAAGATCGATAAGGAAGGCGCCAACCCGGAGAAGGTCCGCGGCCAGCTGACCGAATACGGTCTGGTTCCCGAGGAGTACGGTGGCGACACCATGTTCATTGAGGTCTCTGCCCGCCAGAACCTCAACATTGACGCCCTGCTCGAGGCCGTGCTGCTCACCGCAGACGCTGCCCTGGACATGCGCGCCAACCCGAACAAGGATGCCCGCGGCATCGCGATCGAAGCCAACCTGGACAAGGGCCGCGGTGCAGTTGCAACTGTGCTGGTCCAGTCCGGAACGCTGAAGGTCGGCGACACGATCGTGGCCGGAACGGCCCACGGCCGCGTCCGTGCCATGTTCGACGAGAACGGCGACAACGTCACCGAAGCCGGACCGTCGCGTCCGGTCCAGGTGCTCGGCCTGTCCAACGTTCCCCGCGCCGGTGACACGTTCTTCGTCACCGACGACGAGCGTACCGCCCGCCAGATCGCTGAAAAGCGTGAAGCTGCGGACCGCAACGCGGCCCTGGCCAAGCGCCGCAAGCGGATCAGCCTCGAGGACTTCGACCAGGCTGTTGCCGACGGCAAGGTCGACACCCTTAACCTCATCCTCAAGGGTGACGTTTCCGGTGCCGTGGAAGCCCTGGAAGACTCGCTGCTCAAGATCGACGTCGGCGAAGGCGTGCAGCTGCGCGTCATCCACCGCGGCGTTGGTGCCATCACGCAGAACGACGTCAACCTGGCGACGGTGGACAACGCCGTCATCATCGGCTTCAACGTCAAGCCGGCTGAACGCGTTGCCGACCTGGCAGAGCGTGAAGGCGTGGACATGCGCTTCTACTCCGTCATCTACGCAGCAATCGATGACATTGAGCTTGCGCTCAAGGGCATGCTCAAGCCTGAGTACGAAGAAGTCCAGCTCGGCACCGCCGAGGTACGCGAAGTCTTCCGTTCCTCCAAGTTCGGAAACATCGCCGGCTCGATCGTCCGCTCCGGCGTCATCCGCCGCAACGCCAAGGCCCGCGTCACCCGCGACGGCAAGATCATCGGTGAGAACCTCACTGTTGACTCGCTCAAGCGGTTCAAGGACGACGCCACCGAGGTCCGCACGGACTTCGAATGTGGTATCGGCCTGGGCTCGTTCAACGACCTGCGTGAAGGCGACATCATCGAGACCTTCGAGATGCGCGAGAAGCCGCGCGTCTAG
- a CDS encoding YlxR family protein, producing MYKAGSPSASRSPAAASGAARETGDRTHVPQRTCIGCRKKDDQAVLLRLVRVSMEGVNAVRVDQDRRMSGRGAWLHPEPACLRLAVKRSAFPRAFRGAVGITDVERWFKALEDVPTGNGFKTVQPESGSEI from the coding sequence ATGTATAAGGCCGGGTCACCCTCCGCCTCCCGTTCACCTGCAGCCGCTTCCGGCGCTGCCAGGGAAACCGGGGACCGTACGCACGTTCCGCAGCGGACATGCATAGGGTGCAGGAAGAAGGATGACCAGGCTGTGCTGCTTCGGCTGGTACGGGTCAGCATGGAAGGCGTCAACGCCGTCCGTGTGGACCAGGACCGCCGAATGTCCGGCAGGGGTGCTTGGTTGCACCCGGAGCCGGCATGCCTGAGATTGGCAGTGAAACGTTCCGCTTTCCCGCGGGCCTTCCGGGGCGCTGTAGGAATAACGGACGTGGAGCGTTGGTTCAAGGCCCTTGAGGACGTTCCGACCGGGAACGGCTTCAAAACCGTCCAACCTGAAAGCGGGTCAGAAATCTGA
- a CDS encoding DUF4439 domain-containing protein, with the protein MDTPLQKAGTELPRARTRGRRRAAARRVVLFLALGSVVLSFGLIAGKGDAADHTRSFSQIASAQARSEARALAAEAQALAGGAPDGTAAEFQLHAEGLRTQAALLAGTGREPAAAPTRHSYVETLSTSRPEAGPGGEPGSDTERQQRNTERYLQALWDSAEANLHAAWRADAGTARLLAATGSAQQIWALRLADLSGVELPAGPDAAGTDAAGTGGSAHCPGGKTGDRPETAAATAAPGDRPDAAAALKTVIDAELGTAYAYEVALAQAEPSPEMAGAWRKQVTGHKATGTDAVAHLSDLCLPAVAPVAAYRLDPDFLRDPAASLPAMEEQFPAVYADLVALSDGNLRGWAIERLTAVSTERYRTADTVPAAPGLDAVPDDLPWN; encoded by the coding sequence GTGGATACCCCTTTGCAGAAGGCCGGAACCGAGCTCCCGCGCGCCCGCACCCGCGGCCGCCGGAGGGCCGCAGCGCGGCGGGTTGTGTTGTTCCTCGCACTGGGTTCGGTGGTGCTCAGCTTCGGCCTGATAGCCGGGAAAGGCGACGCCGCCGATCACACCCGGTCCTTCTCGCAGATTGCCTCCGCCCAGGCCCGCAGCGAAGCACGCGCCCTCGCGGCCGAGGCACAGGCCTTGGCCGGCGGGGCGCCGGACGGTACCGCTGCCGAATTCCAGCTCCACGCCGAGGGACTGCGCACGCAGGCCGCGTTGCTGGCGGGCACGGGACGGGAACCGGCAGCGGCGCCCACGCGGCACAGTTACGTGGAAACCCTCTCCACGTCCCGGCCGGAAGCCGGGCCGGGCGGGGAACCCGGGTCGGACACCGAACGGCAGCAGCGGAACACTGAACGCTATCTTCAGGCGCTGTGGGATTCAGCCGAGGCGAACCTGCATGCGGCTTGGCGGGCCGATGCAGGCACTGCCCGCCTCCTGGCCGCCACCGGCAGCGCGCAGCAGATCTGGGCCCTGCGGCTCGCTGACCTGTCCGGCGTCGAACTGCCCGCCGGGCCCGATGCAGCAGGCACGGACGCCGCCGGCACCGGCGGCTCCGCCCACTGCCCCGGCGGCAAGACCGGGGACCGCCCCGAAACGGCAGCGGCGACAGCCGCGCCCGGGGACCGCCCCGATGCGGCCGCTGCCCTCAAGACAGTCATTGATGCCGAACTGGGCACGGCCTATGCCTATGAGGTGGCCCTGGCCCAAGCCGAGCCGTCGCCGGAAATGGCCGGGGCGTGGCGCAAGCAGGTGACCGGCCACAAGGCAACCGGCACGGACGCGGTGGCGCATCTGTCCGACCTCTGCCTCCCGGCCGTGGCACCGGTGGCGGCATACCGGCTGGATCCGGATTTCCTCCGGGACCCCGCGGCGTCGCTGCCCGCTATGGAAGAGCAGTTCCCCGCCGTCTACGCTGACCTGGTGGCGCTGTCCGACGGCAACCTGCGCGGCTGGGCCATCGAGCGCCTGACCGCCGTCTCCACGGAGCGCTACCGCACGGCGGACACTGTCCCGGCGGCTCCGGGGCTGGACGCCGTTCCGGACGACCTCCCGTGGAACTGA
- a CDS encoding aminoglycoside phosphotransferase family protein has translation MAPAVVVPDGLRRRYLGSRDGRSWLEGLPALAERSMAGFGATAHLSAAGQPWHGHGAMVLPVRLADGTPAVLKFPFPHPEAAAEAAALELWDGQGAVRLLNRDAAGTCLVLERLDPDNSLLDVQMADAVRIWGSLVRRLSRPASDAPQWAAVPALAEHAEQLSDELPAEWEALGRPFERWLLEAALQVCQTRGAVGRRSSRDVLVHGDLHYANVLARPGKPGEYAAIDPQAVFGEPEYAVAPMLWNRLQDLDAQAPETALLARLDALCSAAGLDRSAALDWSVLREVANAVDYVRLGRHGDAQRSMWVASALTGRRHPGVPPVSELPAA, from the coding sequence ATGGCACCCGCCGTCGTTGTTCCTGACGGGCTGCGCCGCCGCTACCTCGGCAGCCGGGACGGGCGCAGCTGGCTGGAAGGCCTGCCGGCCCTGGCAGAGCGCAGCATGGCCGGTTTCGGCGCAACAGCGCATTTAAGCGCCGCGGGCCAGCCGTGGCACGGCCACGGCGCCATGGTCCTCCCCGTACGCCTGGCGGACGGGACGCCGGCCGTGCTGAAGTTCCCTTTTCCGCATCCGGAAGCCGCCGCTGAGGCCGCTGCCCTGGAACTGTGGGACGGGCAGGGTGCGGTACGCCTGCTAAACCGTGACGCTGCCGGAACATGCCTCGTCCTTGAACGCCTGGATCCGGACAATTCCCTGCTGGACGTGCAGATGGCCGACGCCGTGCGGATCTGGGGCTCGCTGGTCCGCCGGCTGTCCCGGCCCGCGTCTGATGCTCCTCAGTGGGCGGCCGTCCCCGCCCTTGCCGAGCATGCCGAACAGCTGTCCGATGAGCTCCCCGCGGAGTGGGAGGCGCTGGGCCGGCCGTTTGAACGCTGGCTGCTCGAGGCCGCCCTGCAGGTATGCCAGACCCGTGGCGCTGTGGGCAGGCGTTCCTCCCGCGACGTTCTGGTGCACGGGGACCTGCACTACGCCAACGTGCTGGCCCGCCCGGGAAAGCCGGGCGAATACGCCGCCATTGATCCGCAGGCTGTTTTCGGCGAGCCGGAGTATGCCGTGGCGCCCATGCTGTGGAACAGGCTGCAGGACCTGGACGCGCAGGCGCCAGAAACGGCGCTGCTGGCCCGTCTGGACGCGCTCTGCAGTGCCGCCGGGCTGGACCGCAGTGCCGCCCTGGACTGGAGTGTCCTGCGCGAGGTCGCCAATGCCGTGGACTATGTGCGGCTGGGCCGGCACGGGGATGCACAGCGTTCCATGTGGGTGGCCTCCGCCCTGACCGGCCGGCGCCATCCGGGGGTCCCGCCCGTGAGCGAGCTGCCGGCAGCCTAG
- the nusA gene encoding transcription termination factor NusA: protein MDIDMSALRLLEREREIPLDLLVPTIEQALLVAYHKTNGAQDSARAELDRKTGHVTIWAKELDDDGAEVGEFDDTPAGFGRIAASTARQIILQRLRDVEDDNILGEFKGREGELVSGQIQQGNNPHMIQVNLGSVEALLPPPEQVPGEKYLHGSRLRAFVVDVRRGFKGPSITLSRSHPGLVRKLFELEVPEIADGSVEIVALAREAGHRTKIAVKANVPGINAKGACIGEMGSRVRAVMNELHDEKIDIVDFSEDPATFIANSLSPSRVNSVTITDEDMRSARVVVPDYQLSLAIGKEGQNARLAAKLTGWRIDIVSDAKAS, encoded by the coding sequence ATGGATATTGATATGAGTGCGCTGAGGCTGCTGGAACGCGAACGGGAGATCCCCCTGGATCTGCTTGTTCCGACCATCGAGCAGGCTCTGCTGGTTGCCTACCACAAGACCAACGGTGCACAGGATTCGGCCCGGGCGGAACTGGACCGGAAAACCGGCCACGTCACCATCTGGGCCAAGGAACTGGACGACGACGGCGCCGAGGTGGGGGAGTTCGACGACACGCCTGCAGGCTTCGGCCGCATTGCCGCCAGCACCGCCCGGCAGATCATCCTGCAGCGGCTGCGCGACGTCGAGGATGACAACATCCTCGGCGAATTCAAGGGCCGCGAAGGTGAACTGGTCTCCGGCCAGATCCAGCAGGGCAACAACCCGCACATGATCCAGGTGAACCTCGGATCGGTGGAGGCACTGCTGCCGCCGCCCGAGCAGGTCCCCGGCGAGAAGTACCTGCACGGTTCACGCCTGCGCGCCTTCGTGGTTGATGTGCGCCGCGGCTTCAAGGGCCCGTCCATCACGCTCTCGCGTTCCCACCCGGGCCTGGTCCGGAAGCTCTTCGAATTGGAAGTTCCGGAAATCGCGGACGGCAGCGTGGAAATCGTGGCACTGGCACGCGAAGCCGGGCACCGCACCAAGATCGCGGTCAAGGCCAACGTCCCGGGCATCAACGCCAAGGGTGCCTGCATCGGTGAAATGGGTTCGCGCGTGCGTGCGGTCATGAACGAGCTGCACGACGAGAAGATCGACATTGTCGACTTCAGCGAGGACCCGGCAACGTTCATCGCCAACTCACTGTCGCCGTCGCGCGTCAACTCCGTGACCATCACGGACGAAGACATGCGCTCGGCACGTGTGGTCGTACCCGACTACCAGCTATCGCTGGCTATCGGCAAGGAAGGGCAGAACGCCCGCCTTGCCGCCAAGCTGACAGGCTGGCGGATCGACATCGTTTCCGACGCGAAGGCCTCCTAG
- the rimP gene encoding ribosome maturation factor RimP gives MAVRPNPKKDTSSDYRKNAMRAEVAAETQRLKQYLAPTVEMQDLFLEDIEIKMAGAHRTVHVVVDLPETQVGGVSLDRISAAAQAISEAMDNDPHDDGRPYNLEVSSPGVSRPLTEPRHWRRNVARMVSVSVVNGDDVMGRIVSVDDDGITLIPELPVKKGMKAKQGDPLHLPFANIRKGRVEVEFAHLEDDPAGEDAPDDETTAEEA, from the coding sequence ATGGCGGTTCGGCCCAACCCCAAAAAAGACACGTCATCGGATTACCGCAAGAACGCGATGCGTGCAGAAGTAGCCGCGGAGACGCAGCGGCTCAAGCAATACCTGGCCCCCACGGTAGAGATGCAGGACCTCTTCCTCGAAGACATCGAGATCAAAATGGCCGGCGCCCACCGCACGGTCCACGTGGTCGTGGACCTTCCCGAGACCCAGGTCGGCGGAGTCAGCCTGGACCGGATCTCGGCTGCCGCACAGGCAATATCCGAGGCCATGGACAATGATCCCCACGACGACGGCAGGCCTTACAACCTGGAGGTTTCCTCCCCGGGTGTCTCCCGTCCCCTGACTGAACCGCGCCACTGGCGCCGCAACGTGGCCCGGATGGTGTCGGTTTCCGTAGTGAACGGCGACGACGTCATGGGCCGCATTGTTTCCGTCGATGATGACGGCATTACGTTGATACCGGAACTCCCGGTCAAGAAAGGGATGAAAGCCAAGCAGGGGGACCCGCTCCATCTGCCTTTCGCCAACATCCGCAAGGGCCGCGTTGAAGTTGAATTCGCCCACCTTGAAGACGACCCGGCCGGCGAGGACGCCCCGGATGATGAAACCACAGCTGAGGAGGCCTAG